AAGCCGTAGTCCCCGGGGTAGAACTGGGCTCCCGGCAGGACCCGGTCCAGCTTGATCGCCCCGAGGTCCGGGTCGTACTCGTACTTGTTGCCCGAGCCGCGGGGGACCTCAATGACCATGTGGACCACCTCGGGTGCCTTGTCGCCCACGGGAAGGCTCTTCAGGTTCGCCATACCGCCCCCATTATGCCGTATAGAATGGGGCCATGGGCAAGTATGAAGCCGAGCTCGCCCGTCTCGGGGAGCGCCCCCTCGCCCAACTGGAGGGCCCGGCGGGGCTTCTCGCGGTCACGGAAACGGCGCTCCTCTTTCTGAGCGACCAGGGGGTGCAACGCCTGGAGCTCGCCCGGATCCGGCGGGTGACCCGGGGGGAAGGGGGGACGGTCCTGGTCCAGGGCGACGTGGAGGCCCTCTCCATCCCCCTGAAGGCCTTCCCCTTGGAGGAACTCAAGGCCTTCCTCGAGGGGCTCAAGCCCCACGTGGCCCGGGCCAAGAAGGCCACCGCCGCCCCCAGGCCCGAGCCTCCAAAGCCCCCCGCCCAGGAGGCCAAGGCCCCCGTCTGGGAGGAGGAACCCCCGGCCAAAACCCCCTCGGTGGAGCTCGCCCCGGAGGAGCCCCCCCCCACCCCTACGCCTCCTCCCGCCCCTACCCCTACGCCTCCTCCCCCGGCCCAGGGAACCCGCAACCCTTTGGCCCTACCCCTGCGGCTCCTCGCCCTCCTCACCCTGGCCTACGCGGTGGGCTTCGCGGCCACCCACCCGGACGCCGACCCCTGGGTCCTCGGGGGGGTGGTCCTGGGCGGCCTCACCCTGGCCTTGACGGCCTGGTCCTCGGCTACCTCCTCGCGGTAGCCCTCCTCGGCCTCCTCGCCCTCTGGCCCAAGCTCGCCCCCGCCCCGCTTCCGGTGCGGGTGGAAGCCCTGGGAAAGGTTGCCCCTTTGCCCCAAGCGCAAACCCCCGTGAGCCTGAACGAGGCGAGCCTGGAAGAGCTCATGGCCCTGCCCGGCATCGGCCCCGTCCTGGCCCAGCGCATCGTGGAGGGCAGGCCCTACGCCCGGGTGGAGGACCTCCTCAAGGTGAAGGGGATCGGCCCCGCCACCCTAGAGCGCCTCCGCCCCTACCTCCGGCCATGAGGCCCTCTTGGACCTGGGGGGTAGGGCTTGGGGCGGGGGCTTTGGTGGCCGCCTGGGGGCTTTTCGCGCCCTGGGCCTTCCTCGGCCTTGGCCTCCTTCCCTTTCTCCGCCTTCCCTTCGCCCTGGGCTTTGGCCTCGTCTTGGCCCGGGCCCTCCTCTTCCCCTTGCCCGAGCCCCCGTGGGGCGCCGCCGTGGAGGGGGTCTTCGCCGTGAGGGGCGGGTTCACGCGGGCGGAGGGCCACCTCCTTTGGGTGAGCCACCACCCCCCTTTACCGGACGGCCGCTACCGCCTCCGGGGGCGCATCGTCCCGCCCCAAGGCCGGGCCAACCCCGGGGGATTTGACCAACGG
This region of Thermus thermophilus genomic DNA includes:
- a CDS encoding ComEA family DNA-binding protein, which produces MVLGYLLAVALLGLLALWPKLAPAPLPVRVEALGKVAPLPQAQTPVSLNEASLEELMALPGIGPVLAQRIVEGRPYARVEDLLKVKGIGPATLERLRPYLRP
- a CDS encoding YcxB family protein, with the translated sequence MGKYEAELARLGERPLAQLEGPAGLLAVTETALLFLSDQGVQRLELARIRRVTRGEGGTVLVQGDVEALSIPLKAFPLEELKAFLEGLKPHVARAKKATAAPRPEPPKPPAQEAKAPVWEEEPPAKTPSVELAPEEPPPTPTPPPAPTPTPPPPAQGTRNPLALPLRLLALLTLAYAVGFAATHPDADPWVLGGVVLGGLTLALTAWSSATSSR